The following coding sequences are from one Salmo trutta chromosome 36, fSalTru1.1, whole genome shotgun sequence window:
- the LOC115175680 gene encoding uncharacterized protein KIAA0895 isoform X2 codes for MLESIKVTERLHWPEMEQSKKYLLSSTVPVEMEISKKYSSPTVPDKQPLSPTQVCLEKLSSSILKDLFTTGTSSYNVLLQGEEEERQSPKHSPYRRPKKTGSGDTRDTRHPSHHHVFSSASGGFASRQKAAHSITVLGSTMGLSPRPVARPRKTCFSSSPRTKLPSLPRGGVMREGENAGIKKLCILTAIKPSNVEKEKVKFFKSDFSYNPQFEYSNPVSPLVLARHNNASDRFLTQAVRIMELALQKYGNYEKFEQATGGNLLTKCRIWYLVKKYMEKEGCIGEIVVNVTDDLLSRASMTVVNSRPTLTINIATAREHWLEGMLRHEIGTHYFRGINNAQQPWNSGVGRKKHNLRPLNPTEEGLASIHSVLFRKDPTLWRASLLYYTVYQASRMSFSQLFHSLGRFVQDPNTRWDYCVRAKRGQTNTAQPGCFSKDQVYLDGILKILRHREKIDFQLLISLGKVSYEDVDRLKGLAQMEPVRIPHFLQDTACYAEQLEKIMEVNQLTDEELGVLIRDMED; via the exons ATGCTCGAATCAATAAAAGTCACTG AAAGGCTCCATTGGCCAGAGATGGAGCAGTCTAAGAAGTACCTCCTGAGCTCGACAGTGCCGGTAGAGATGGAGATCTCTAAGAAGTACTCGAGCCCCACTGTGCCGGACAAGCAGCCTCTGAGCCCCACTCAGGTGTGCCTGGAGAAGCTGTCCTCCAGCATCCTCAAGGACCTCTTTACCACAGGAACCAGCAGCTACAATGTGCTCCTGCAGggcgaggaggaggagagacagagcccAAAGCACTCCCCGTACCGCAGGCCCAAGAAGACG GGCAGCGGAGACACCAGGGACACCAGGCACCCCTCCCACCACCATGTCTTCTCCTCTGCCTCAGGGGGCTTCGCCAGCAGACAAAAGGCAGCCCACAGCATCACGGTCCTGGGTAGCACCATGGGCCTGTCCCCCCGCCCTGTCGCCCGGCCACGGAAGACCTGCTTTTCTAGTTCACCCCGTACCAAGCTGCCCTCGCTGCCCAGAGGAGGGGTGATGCGGGAAGGGGAGAACGCCGGGATCAAGAAGCTTTGCATCCTCACTGCCATCAAGCCGTCCAACGTGGAGAAGGAGAAGGTGAAGTTCTTCAAGTCGGACTTTAGCTACAATCCTCAGTTTGAGTACAGCAACCCTGTGTCTCCGCTGGTGCTGGCTCGCCACAACAATGCCTCCGACCGCTTCCTGACACAG gCGGTGCGTATCATGGAGTTGGCCCTCCAGAAGTATGGGAATTATGAGAAGTTTGAGCAAGCCACAGGAGGCAACCTGCTCACCAAGTGCCGTATCTGGTACCTGGTCAAGAAGTACATGGAAAAGGAGGGTTGTATTGGGGAG ATAGTGGTCAACGTGACAGACGACCTCCTCTCCAGAGCGTCAATGACGGTGGTGAACAGCCGGCCCACTCTGACCATCAACATTGCCACAGCCCGGGAACACTGGCTGGAGGGCATGCTACGACACGAGATCG GCACACACTACTTCCGGGGCATCAACAACGCCCAGCAGCCGTGGAACAGCGGAGTCGGCAGGAAGAAGCACAACCTCCGACCTTTGAACCCCACGGAGGAGGGGCTGGCCAGCATCCACTCTGTCCTGTTCCGTAAGGACCCTACCCTGTGGAGGGCCTCCTTGCTCTACTACACTGTGTACCAGGCCAGCCGCATGTCCTTCTCTCAGCTGTTCCACAGCCTGGGACGCTTCGTCCAGGACCCCAACACACGCTGGGACTACTGTGTACGAGCCAAGAGGGGACAGACCAACACCGCACAGCCAG GTTGTTTCAGTAAGGACCAGGTTTACCTGGATGGCATCCTGAAGatcctgagacacagagagaagatTGACTTCCAGCTGCTAATATCCCTGGGGAAG GTGTCGTACGAGGACGTGGATCGGCTGAAAGGCCTGGCGCAGATGGAGCCCGTGAGGATACCTCACTTCCTGCAGGACACAGCGTGCTACGCTGAACAGCTGGAGAAGATCATGGAGGTCAACCAGCTGACTGACGAGGAGCTCGGGGTGCTCATCCGAGACATGGAGGACTAG
- the LOC115175680 gene encoding uncharacterized protein KIAA0895 isoform X1: protein MLESIKVTERLHWPEMEQSKKYLLSSTVPVEMEISKKYSSPTVPDKQPLSPTQVCLEKLSSSILKDLFTTGTSSYNVLLQGEEEERQSPKHSPYRRPKKTVRCASTSSRSHDNHRHPSVTPLLLLGQQGSGDTRDTRHPSHHHVFSSASGGFASRQKAAHSITVLGSTMGLSPRPVARPRKTCFSSSPRTKLPSLPRGGVMREGENAGIKKLCILTAIKPSNVEKEKVKFFKSDFSYNPQFEYSNPVSPLVLARHNNASDRFLTQAVRIMELALQKYGNYEKFEQATGGNLLTKCRIWYLVKKYMEKEGCIGEIVVNVTDDLLSRASMTVVNSRPTLTINIATAREHWLEGMLRHEIGTHYFRGINNAQQPWNSGVGRKKHNLRPLNPTEEGLASIHSVLFRKDPTLWRASLLYYTVYQASRMSFSQLFHSLGRFVQDPNTRWDYCVRAKRGQTNTAQPGCFSKDQVYLDGILKILRHREKIDFQLLISLGKVSYEDVDRLKGLAQMEPVRIPHFLQDTACYAEQLEKIMEVNQLTDEELGVLIRDMED from the exons ATGCTCGAATCAATAAAAGTCACTG AAAGGCTCCATTGGCCAGAGATGGAGCAGTCTAAGAAGTACCTCCTGAGCTCGACAGTGCCGGTAGAGATGGAGATCTCTAAGAAGTACTCGAGCCCCACTGTGCCGGACAAGCAGCCTCTGAGCCCCACTCAGGTGTGCCTGGAGAAGCTGTCCTCCAGCATCCTCAAGGACCTCTTTACCACAGGAACCAGCAGCTACAATGTGCTCCTGCAGggcgaggaggaggagagacagagcccAAAGCACTCCCCGTACCGCAGGCCCAAGAAGACGGTGAGATGTGCCTCTACATCCAGCAGGTCACACGATAACCACCGCCACCCGTCTGTAACTCCTCTGTTACTGTTGGGCCAGCAGGGCAGCGGAGACACCAGGGACACCAGGCACCCCTCCCACCACCATGTCTTCTCCTCTGCCTCAGGGGGCTTCGCCAGCAGACAAAAGGCAGCCCACAGCATCACGGTCCTGGGTAGCACCATGGGCCTGTCCCCCCGCCCTGTCGCCCGGCCACGGAAGACCTGCTTTTCTAGTTCACCCCGTACCAAGCTGCCCTCGCTGCCCAGAGGAGGGGTGATGCGGGAAGGGGAGAACGCCGGGATCAAGAAGCTTTGCATCCTCACTGCCATCAAGCCGTCCAACGTGGAGAAGGAGAAGGTGAAGTTCTTCAAGTCGGACTTTAGCTACAATCCTCAGTTTGAGTACAGCAACCCTGTGTCTCCGCTGGTGCTGGCTCGCCACAACAATGCCTCCGACCGCTTCCTGACACAG gCGGTGCGTATCATGGAGTTGGCCCTCCAGAAGTATGGGAATTATGAGAAGTTTGAGCAAGCCACAGGAGGCAACCTGCTCACCAAGTGCCGTATCTGGTACCTGGTCAAGAAGTACATGGAAAAGGAGGGTTGTATTGGGGAG ATAGTGGTCAACGTGACAGACGACCTCCTCTCCAGAGCGTCAATGACGGTGGTGAACAGCCGGCCCACTCTGACCATCAACATTGCCACAGCCCGGGAACACTGGCTGGAGGGCATGCTACGACACGAGATCG GCACACACTACTTCCGGGGCATCAACAACGCCCAGCAGCCGTGGAACAGCGGAGTCGGCAGGAAGAAGCACAACCTCCGACCTTTGAACCCCACGGAGGAGGGGCTGGCCAGCATCCACTCTGTCCTGTTCCGTAAGGACCCTACCCTGTGGAGGGCCTCCTTGCTCTACTACACTGTGTACCAGGCCAGCCGCATGTCCTTCTCTCAGCTGTTCCACAGCCTGGGACGCTTCGTCCAGGACCCCAACACACGCTGGGACTACTGTGTACGAGCCAAGAGGGGACAGACCAACACCGCACAGCCAG GTTGTTTCAGTAAGGACCAGGTTTACCTGGATGGCATCCTGAAGatcctgagacacagagagaagatTGACTTCCAGCTGCTAATATCCCTGGGGAAG GTGTCGTACGAGGACGTGGATCGGCTGAAAGGCCTGGCGCAGATGGAGCCCGTGAGGATACCTCACTTCCTGCAGGACACAGCGTGCTACGCTGAACAGCTGGAGAAGATCATGGAGGTCAACCAGCTGACTGACGAGGAGCTCGGGGTGCTCATCCGAGACATGGAGGACTAG